In Arthrobacter burdickii, one DNA window encodes the following:
- a CDS encoding DUF2975 domain-containing protein, translating to MGRITVVALRVVLCLMFAGAVFIQVVMLSLLGIDLDSADPDVALIRTPLVVLTVLGILALQAAVVCVWGLLTMVRRGTVFSPDAFRLVDTVIGAFAAASLFAFGLGVALAPGEAVAPGVVLLIGGVAVMIAAVALIVLVLRALLVQAVDRDAEARQLRTELDEVI from the coding sequence ATGGGTCGAATTACCGTCGTCGCGCTACGCGTGGTGCTGTGCCTGATGTTCGCGGGTGCCGTTTTCATCCAGGTGGTGATGCTGTCGCTCCTCGGCATCGACCTCGACTCCGCCGACCCCGACGTCGCCCTGATCCGGACACCGCTCGTCGTCCTGACGGTGCTCGGAATCCTCGCCCTCCAGGCAGCCGTGGTCTGCGTCTGGGGCCTGCTGACCATGGTGCGCCGCGGGACCGTCTTCTCGCCGGACGCCTTCCGGCTGGTCGACACGGTCATCGGCGCGTTCGCCGCTGCGAGCCTGTTCGCATTCGGCCTCGGAGTCGCCCTCGCGCCCGGGGAGGCCGTGGCTCCCGGCGTCGTGCTGCTGATCGGGGGAGTGGCTGTCATGATCGCGGCCGTGGCGCTGATCGTGCTCGTGCTGAGGGCGCTGCTCGTCCAGGCGGTCGATCGGGATGCCGAGGCGCGCCAGCTGCGCACGGAGCTGGACGAGGTCATCTGA
- a CDS encoding helix-turn-helix domain-containing protein: MSTKVSTGQLYTVAEVAAMMRVSKMTVYRLVQSGTIHSIRFGRSYRVPQSAVREYLDATNPGSDFSI; the protein is encoded by the coding sequence ATGTCCACAAAGGTAAGCACGGGACAGCTGTACACGGTGGCCGAGGTCGCCGCGATGATGCGGGTCTCGAAGATGACGGTCTACCGGCTGGTGCAATCGGGAACCATCCACAGCATCCGGTTCGGGCGGTCCTACCGGGTGCCGCAGAGCGCGGTCCGGGAGTATCTCGATGCGACGAACCCGGGGTCTGACTTCTCCATCTGA
- a CDS encoding DUF3151 domain-containing protein → MSGEFRKNLLGPEPTLLPEEPDVVERLAAGDEAVDLAARHPTSSLVWAILADEAYAEGRTIESYAYARTGYHRGLDALRRSGWRGAGPIPYSHEPNRGFLRALFALGRAAASIGEVEEAERIAVFLRESDPEAGAQLAG, encoded by the coding sequence GTGTCCGGCGAGTTCCGGAAGAACCTCCTGGGACCCGAGCCCACCCTCCTGCCCGAGGAACCCGACGTCGTCGAGCGCCTCGCGGCCGGTGACGAGGCCGTCGACCTGGCAGCCCGGCACCCGACGTCGTCGCTCGTGTGGGCGATCCTCGCGGACGAGGCCTACGCCGAGGGCCGGACGATCGAGTCCTACGCGTACGCCCGTACCGGCTACCACCGCGGCCTCGACGCGCTCCGGCGCAGCGGCTGGCGCGGTGCTGGTCCGATTCCCTACTCCCACGAGCCGAACCGGGGCTTCCTCCGGGCGCTCTTCGCGTTGGGTCGGGCTGCGGCGTCCATCGGCGAGGTCGAGGAGGCCGAGCGCATCGCGGTCTTCCTCAGGGAGTCCGATCCGGAGGCGGGCGCCCAGCTGGCGGGCTGA
- the fbaA gene encoding class II fructose-bisphosphate aldolase codes for MPIATPDVYAEMIDRAKAGGFAFPAVNVTSSQTLNAAMRGFAEAGSDGIVQVSTGGAAYWSGASVKDMVAGSLGFAAFAKEVAKKYDVNIALHTDHCPKDKLDDFVLPLLAASEDAVKNGRDPLFNSHMWDGSAETLEENLRIAREILPRAAAAKIILEVEIGTVGGEEDGVENAINDKLYTTVEDALATVDALGAGENGRYITALTFGNVHGVYKPGGVKLRPEILKDIQDQVGQKIGKDKPFDLVFHGGSGSSDQEIADAVSYGVIKMNIDTDTQYAFTRPIADHMFRNYDGVLKVDGEVGNKKTYDPRVWGASAEAGLSARVVEAAASLGSAGKKL; via the coding sequence ATGCCTATTGCCACCCCTGATGTTTACGCCGAGATGATCGACCGCGCGAAGGCGGGCGGGTTCGCTTTCCCGGCTGTGAACGTGACCTCCTCCCAGACCCTGAACGCTGCGATGCGTGGTTTCGCCGAAGCGGGTTCGGACGGCATCGTGCAGGTCTCCACGGGCGGCGCTGCCTACTGGTCCGGTGCGAGCGTGAAGGACATGGTCGCCGGGTCGCTCGGCTTCGCGGCGTTCGCGAAGGAAGTGGCGAAGAAGTACGACGTGAACATCGCCCTGCACACGGACCACTGCCCCAAGGACAAGCTCGACGACTTCGTGCTGCCGCTGCTGGCCGCGTCCGAGGACGCCGTGAAGAACGGCCGCGACCCGCTCTTCAACTCCCACATGTGGGACGGCTCCGCCGAGACCCTCGAGGAGAACCTGCGGATCGCCCGCGAGATCCTGCCCCGCGCCGCTGCCGCGAAGATCATCCTCGAAGTGGAGATCGGCACCGTCGGCGGCGAGGAGGACGGCGTGGAGAACGCCATCAACGACAAGCTGTACACCACGGTCGAGGACGCCCTGGCGACTGTGGATGCCCTGGGTGCCGGCGAGAACGGCCGGTACATCACCGCGCTGACCTTCGGCAACGTCCACGGCGTCTACAAGCCCGGCGGCGTGAAGCTGCGCCCGGAGATCCTCAAGGACATCCAGGACCAGGTGGGCCAGAAGATCGGTAAGGACAAGCCCTTCGACCTCGTGTTCCACGGCGGTTCGGGCTCCTCGGACCAGGAGATCGCCGACGCCGTCTCCTACGGCGTCATCAAGATGAACATCGACACCGACACCCAGTACGCGTTCACGCGTCCCATCGCCGATCACATGTTCCGCAACTACGACGGCGTGCTGAAGGTCGACGGCGAGGTCGGCAACAAGAAGACCTACGACCCCCGCGTCTGGGGCGCCTCCGCCGAGGCCGGCCTCTCGGCCCGTGTCGTCGAGGCCGCCGCGTCCCTCGGGTCCGCCGGAAAGAAGCTCTAG
- a CDS encoding TrmH family RNA methyltransferase encodes MTDTPEATDGAPGGPAVGVGPWEGEWPDGDHWDRGLLAHGDTRNVVDGYRYWTHEAIVADLDERRHGFHVAIENWQHDLNIGSVVRTANAFLAKEVHIIGRRRWNRRGAMVTDRYQHVRHHPTVADFTAWAAAEGLAVIGIDNFPDSVPLETYDLPEKCVLVFGQEGPGLTPEVHEAAEATLSIAQFGSTRSINASAAAAIAMHGWVRRHVFGQHV; translated from the coding sequence CTGACCGACACCCCCGAGGCCACGGATGGAGCTCCGGGAGGTCCCGCCGTCGGCGTCGGCCCCTGGGAGGGGGAGTGGCCCGACGGCGACCACTGGGACCGCGGCCTCCTGGCGCACGGGGATACCCGGAACGTCGTCGACGGCTACCGGTACTGGACGCACGAAGCGATCGTGGCGGATCTGGACGAGCGGCGCCACGGCTTCCACGTCGCCATCGAGAACTGGCAGCACGACCTCAACATCGGTTCGGTGGTGCGCACTGCCAACGCGTTTCTCGCGAAGGAGGTCCACATCATCGGGCGACGGCGGTGGAACCGGCGCGGCGCGATGGTTACCGACCGCTACCAGCACGTCCGCCACCACCCCACGGTGGCCGACTTCACCGCCTGGGCGGCAGCCGAGGGACTGGCCGTGATCGGGATCGACAACTTCCCAGATTCGGTGCCGCTCGAGACCTACGACCTCCCCGAGAAGTGCGTGCTCGTCTTCGGCCAGGAGGGCCCCGGCCTCACCCCGGAGGTGCACGAGGCCGCGGAGGCGACGCTCTCCATCGCCCAGTTCGGATCCACGCGCTCCATCAACGCCTCGGCGGCTGCCGCGATCGCGATGCACGGCTGGGTGCGGCGGCACGTCTTCGGCCAGCACGTCTGA
- a CDS encoding HAD-IIA family hydrolase, with protein sequence MRENEHIECWLTDMDGVLVHENSAIPGAAELIERWVATSKRFLVLTNNSIYTPRDLAARLKASGLEIPEENLWTSALATAQFLRDQLPGGRAYVIGEAGLTTALHEAGFVLTDTNPDYVVLGETRTYSFEAITTAVRLILDGARFIATNPDVTGPSKEGPLPATGAIAAMITAATSRDPYIVGKPNPMMFRSAMNQIDAHSETTAMIGDRMDTDIIAGMEAGLHTVLVLSGITQPEDINAYPFRPAQICDSVADLIDQV encoded by the coding sequence ATGCGCGAGAACGAACACATCGAGTGCTGGCTCACCGACATGGACGGCGTGCTGGTGCACGAGAACTCCGCCATCCCCGGCGCGGCCGAACTGATCGAACGGTGGGTGGCCACGTCGAAGCGGTTCCTCGTCCTGACCAACAACTCGATCTACACGCCCCGCGACCTCGCCGCGCGCCTGAAGGCCTCGGGACTCGAGATCCCCGAGGAGAACCTGTGGACCTCCGCGCTGGCCACCGCGCAGTTCCTGCGCGACCAGCTGCCCGGCGGCCGTGCCTACGTGATCGGCGAGGCCGGGCTGACGACGGCGCTGCACGAGGCCGGTTTCGTCCTGACCGACACCAACCCCGACTACGTGGTGCTGGGCGAGACGCGCACGTACTCGTTCGAGGCGATCACCACCGCCGTCCGCCTGATCCTCGACGGGGCCCGCTTCATCGCGACGAATCCTGACGTCACCGGTCCCTCGAAGGAGGGCCCCCTCCCCGCGACCGGCGCCATAGCGGCCATGATCACGGCGGCGACGAGCCGCGACCCGTACATCGTGGGCAAGCCGAACCCCATGATGTTCCGCTCGGCCATGAACCAGATCGACGCCCATTCCGAGACCACGGCGATGATCGGAGACCGCATGGACACGGACATCATCGCCGGCATGGAAGCCGGCCTGCACACCGTCCTGGTGCTCAGCGGCATCACGCAGCCGGAGGACATCAACGCCTACCCGTTCCGCCCGGCGCAGATCTGCGACTCGGTGGCGGACCTGATCGACCAGGTGTAG
- a CDS encoding thioesterase domain-containing protein: MKHDDVRAALRGARDFRESSRRSFLIGSAAAAVATADLAFTRVIQSQREQTRILPLDDEVARARFPDDRWVLFPGYKTSWEEGLWILNSLRPVLSRRAQMAVMGYSNRGLDINNIVATMNRYVENFRLDRLYFYGHSFGGMVAVEVAARLRDRGIPVELVLLDSSPSSRFDVQDQRMFDGVVLLYEAGVRVPISVRGTYELGERIVHKNERTWSQIVDQTLEQLSPLAPSSELIQSESSYIYHFDATRFRLSLGDTKVVFAGNPSDGVVDYARARAGWASSLPDNLVSADHVTDGALPAHASPQWNPGIYQGIVAAVQRDYVPVPRGGGRKRLF; this comes from the coding sequence GTGAAGCACGACGACGTCCGGGCAGCCCTGCGCGGCGCACGGGACTTCCGCGAGTCCTCCCGCCGGTCCTTCCTCATCGGTTCCGCCGCGGCCGCGGTGGCGACGGCGGACCTCGCCTTCACCCGCGTCATCCAGTCCCAGCGCGAGCAGACGCGCATCCTGCCGCTCGACGACGAGGTTGCACGCGCACGCTTCCCGGACGACCGCTGGGTCCTCTTCCCCGGGTACAAGACCAGCTGGGAGGAAGGGCTCTGGATCCTCAACTCCCTGCGTCCGGTCCTGTCCCGCCGCGCGCAGATGGCCGTGATGGGCTATTCCAACCGCGGGCTCGACATCAACAACATCGTGGCCACGATGAACCGCTACGTGGAGAACTTCCGGCTCGACAGGCTCTACTTCTACGGCCACAGCTTCGGCGGCATGGTGGCGGTCGAAGTGGCGGCCCGCCTGCGCGACCGCGGCATCCCGGTGGAGCTCGTCCTGCTGGACTCCTCGCCGTCCAGCCGCTTCGACGTGCAGGACCAGCGCATGTTCGACGGCGTGGTCCTGCTCTACGAAGCCGGGGTACGCGTGCCGATCAGCGTGCGGGGGACGTACGAGCTCGGCGAGCGGATCGTCCACAAGAACGAGCGCACGTGGAGCCAGATCGTGGACCAGACGCTCGAGCAGCTCTCGCCCCTCGCGCCCAGCAGCGAGCTGATCCAGTCCGAGTCCTCGTACATCTACCACTTCGACGCCACGAGGTTTCGGCTCTCCCTCGGGGACACGAAGGTGGTGTTCGCAGGGAACCCGAGCGACGGCGTCGTCGACTATGCACGTGCCCGCGCCGGGTGGGCGAGTAGCCTGCCCGACAACCTGGTCTCCGCCGATCATGTGACGGACGGGGCGCTCCCCGCGCACGCCAGCCCGCAATGGAATCCGGGCATCTACCAGGGCATCGTCGCCGCCGTGCAACGCGACTACGTCCCGGTGCCGCGCGGCGGCGGCCGGAAGCGGCTCTTCTAG
- the pyrE gene encoding orotate phosphoribosyltransferase, translating into MTAETSAQTTDRTRLLELIKELAVVHERVTLSSGVEADYYIDLRRITLHHEASVLVGRVMLQLLDDAGITFEAAGGLTMGADPVGTAVMHAAAHSGRPIDAFVVRKTQKTHGMGRQVEGPDVSGRPVVVLEDTSTTGGSALTAVEGVRRAGGDVQAVAVIVDRSTGSKERIESEAKVPYLFAFGKDELGLA; encoded by the coding sequence ATGACCGCCGAGACCTCCGCGCAGACCACCGACCGTACCCGGCTCCTCGAGCTCATCAAGGAACTCGCCGTGGTGCACGAGCGCGTCACGCTCTCCAGCGGTGTCGAGGCCGACTACTACATCGACCTCCGCCGCATCACCCTGCACCACGAGGCGTCCGTCCTCGTGGGCCGCGTGATGCTCCAGCTGCTCGACGACGCCGGCATCACCTTCGAGGCGGCGGGCGGCCTCACCATGGGCGCCGATCCCGTCGGAACCGCCGTGATGCACGCTGCCGCCCACTCCGGACGGCCGATCGACGCATTCGTTGTGCGCAAGACCCAGAAGACGCACGGCATGGGCCGGCAGGTCGAGGGGCCGGACGTGTCCGGGCGCCCCGTCGTCGTGCTCGAGGACACCTCGACCACGGGCGGCTCCGCGCTCACCGCCGTCGAGGGCGTACGCCGGGCGGGCGGCGACGTGCAGGCCGTCGCCGTCATCGTGGACCGGAGCACGGGCTCCAAGGAACGCATCGAATCCGAGGCCAAGGTGCCCTACCTCTTCGCCTTCGGCAAGGACGAGCTGGGCCTCGCCTGA
- a CDS encoding ROK family transcriptional regulator — protein sequence MSDISSFNGLGSSGASGLFQILRDGRPRTRTELAEQMGLARSTVTLRLEALMELGLVGFIDDPVSTGGRPSSRIALRAGRKVVLGVDIGASHLRVAVTDLTGHRLHEAERTMAVALGPHLVLQAVVELATGLLEESGRALTDLLAIGIGVPGPVEHRTGRPINPPIMPRWNGFDVPGYLQDHFHVPVLVDNDVNIMALGERNVAWPNVDNLIYVKVATGIGSGIVSSGMLQRGADGVAGDIGHIRVHNGTGVPCHCGNKDCLEAVASGPAVASKLRALGSDARTSEDVVRLVGAGNTEAAHAVRQAGRDVGEVLSACVSLINPSVIVIGGSMARTGEQFIAGIREAVYSRTVPLATQHLQIVQSSSGVHAAVLGASMLAIHHAMSPERIDAMVLGLSGAPTG from the coding sequence ATGAGTGACATAAGTAGTTTCAACGGTCTCGGGTCGTCAGGGGCAAGCGGACTGTTCCAGATCCTGCGCGACGGACGCCCCCGCACGAGGACCGAACTCGCGGAGCAGATGGGGCTCGCGCGCTCGACCGTCACGCTGCGCCTGGAGGCGCTCATGGAACTCGGGCTGGTGGGTTTCATCGACGACCCCGTCTCGACCGGCGGGCGCCCTTCCTCGCGGATCGCGCTGAGAGCGGGCCGCAAGGTGGTCCTCGGCGTCGATATCGGGGCCTCCCATCTGCGGGTGGCGGTCACGGACCTGACCGGCCACCGCCTGCACGAGGCCGAGCGAACCATGGCAGTGGCACTCGGTCCCCACCTCGTGCTCCAGGCGGTGGTGGAACTGGCGACCGGGCTGCTCGAGGAGTCAGGACGCGCACTGACGGACCTGCTGGCCATCGGCATCGGGGTGCCAGGGCCGGTGGAGCACAGGACCGGCCGCCCGATCAACCCGCCGATCATGCCCCGCTGGAACGGGTTCGATGTTCCGGGCTACCTGCAGGACCACTTCCACGTTCCGGTCCTCGTCGACAACGACGTGAACATCATGGCGCTGGGTGAGCGGAACGTCGCCTGGCCGAACGTCGACAACCTGATCTACGTGAAGGTCGCCACGGGCATCGGTTCGGGAATCGTCTCCAGCGGTATGTTGCAACGGGGTGCCGACGGCGTCGCGGGCGATATCGGGCATATCCGGGTACACAATGGAACGGGCGTCCCCTGTCACTGCGGCAACAAGGACTGCCTCGAGGCCGTCGCGTCAGGGCCGGCGGTCGCGTCGAAGCTGCGAGCGCTGGGCAGCGATGCCCGGACGAGCGAGGACGTCGTCCGGCTTGTGGGAGCGGGCAACACCGAAGCCGCCCATGCAGTCCGCCAGGCGGGCAGGGATGTGGGGGAGGTGCTCTCGGCCTGCGTCAGCCTCATCAATCCGTCCGTGATCGTCATCGGTGGTTCGATGGCGCGCACCGGGGAACAGTTCATCGCAGGCATCCGCGAGGCGGTGTACTCGCGGACGGTTCCGCTGGCGACGCAGCACCTGCAGATCGTCCAGTCGAGTTCGGGGGTCCATGCCGCGGTGCTGGGCGCGAGCATGCTCGCCATTCACCACGCCATGTCTCCGGAGCGCATCGACGCGATGGTGCTCGGTCTCTCCGGGGCGCCGACGGGCTGA
- a CDS encoding ABC transporter permease, whose protein sequence is MSEQKTTVAGPHPSAPADHSTESKAAPLQDFLRGPAGRSLGLVIALALLFVVGAITSGDRFLNLENLLTILRLASITGVISIGVTFVITAGGIDLSVGSVMGLTTVVATMASVQLAATQSSWILMVLVALAVGAAAGLINGVVIAYGNVVSFIATLAMLVGARGLAELISGRTTQIVSNRDFLQVMRAELIGIPILIWIFAVVALAGWFLLNRTTFGRRTIAIGGNLEASRLAGIKVRRHLVYLYVLAGLAAGIAGIMMLGRTTAGTSTHGLLYELDAIAAVVVGGTLLIGGRGTIMGTVLGVLIFSTLTNVFTQNNLDTSVQALAKGSIIVVAVLLQQRFAARGPRRGRRT, encoded by the coding sequence GTGAGCGAGCAGAAGACCACGGTGGCCGGCCCGCATCCCAGCGCCCCGGCCGACCATTCCACGGAGTCGAAGGCGGCCCCCCTGCAGGACTTCCTGAGAGGCCCGGCCGGCCGCAGCCTGGGCCTCGTCATCGCGCTCGCGCTGCTTTTCGTGGTGGGTGCCATCACCAGCGGGGACAGGTTCCTCAATCTCGAGAACCTGCTCACCATCCTCCGGCTTGCCTCCATCACCGGGGTGATCAGCATCGGCGTCACCTTCGTCATCACCGCGGGCGGAATCGACCTCTCTGTCGGGTCCGTCATGGGCCTGACGACGGTGGTCGCCACCATGGCAAGTGTGCAGCTCGCCGCCACCCAGTCGTCGTGGATCCTGATGGTGCTCGTGGCGTTGGCTGTCGGCGCCGCCGCCGGGCTCATCAACGGCGTGGTGATCGCGTACGGCAATGTCGTCTCCTTCATCGCGACCCTGGCAATGCTGGTCGGCGCGCGAGGTCTGGCCGAGCTCATCTCCGGCCGGACCACCCAGATCGTGAGCAACCGCGACTTCCTGCAGGTCATGCGTGCCGAACTGATCGGCATCCCCATCCTCATCTGGATCTTCGCCGTCGTGGCCCTGGCGGGCTGGTTCCTCCTGAACCGCACCACGTTCGGCCGCCGGACCATTGCGATCGGCGGGAACCTGGAGGCGTCCCGGTTGGCCGGTATCAAGGTGAGGCGGCACCTCGTCTACCTGTACGTCCTTGCCGGGCTCGCAGCCGGTATCGCGGGAATCATGATGCTCGGCCGGACCACTGCGGGAACCTCGACGCACGGGCTCCTCTACGAACTCGACGCGATCGCTGCCGTCGTCGTCGGCGGAACCCTGCTCATCGGTGGACGCGGCACGATCATGGGGACCGTCCTGGGTGTCCTCATCTTCAGCACCCTGACCAACGTCTTCACCCAGAACAACCTGGACACGTCCGTCCAGGCACTGGCCAAGGGCTCGATCATCGTCGTCGCGGTCCTCCTGCAACAGCGCTTCGCAGCACGTGGACCTCGACGGGGGAGAAGGACCTGA
- a CDS encoding sugar ABC transporter ATP-binding protein → MFDDDQPRPLLEVRGITKQFAGVQALKGVDLEVLPGEVHCVMGQNGAGKSTLIKTLSGVHQPDSGEIRWEGEEISLSDPTAALALGIATMYQELDVVDGLSVAENIFLGHERATRGVLHVRKANATARALLKRLGHGNLSPSTEVGTLSAANKQIVSMARALSRDAKMIIMDEPSAILDSGEVANLFRVVRELTAQGVAVVYISHRLEEIRQIGDRISVIKDGRSTANGLSVADTPKTEIIRLMTGREVENIFPARQPIAADAPVVLEVDDVELLGHFDKISFTVRAGEILGFAGLVGSKRSEILETIYGARKASSGRVSVKGKPLRPGSVASAVEAGMGLSPEERKSQGLILDEPLFKNVTLSTFERFARAGYLDERAERNAAREQITALELRPADPDRPARTLSGGNQQKILLARWLVHGTPVLLLDEPTRGVDVGARSEIYGLIRRLAAAGTAIIVVSSEIEEVLGLADNVLVIDDGKVLAQTTASEIDEHGVLDLVMKGSAA, encoded by the coding sequence ATGTTCGATGACGATCAGCCGCGGCCCTTGCTCGAAGTCCGGGGAATCACCAAGCAATTCGCTGGTGTGCAGGCGCTGAAAGGCGTCGATCTGGAGGTACTTCCAGGGGAGGTGCACTGCGTCATGGGCCAGAACGGGGCGGGAAAATCCACCCTCATCAAGACGCTGTCCGGGGTGCATCAGCCCGATAGCGGCGAGATCCGCTGGGAGGGGGAGGAGATCTCCCTCTCCGACCCCACCGCCGCCCTGGCCCTGGGCATCGCGACCATGTACCAGGAGCTCGACGTCGTGGACGGGCTGTCCGTGGCCGAGAACATCTTCCTCGGCCACGAGCGCGCGACGAGAGGTGTTCTGCACGTCAGGAAAGCCAACGCGACCGCCCGGGCCCTGCTCAAGCGGCTCGGCCACGGCAACCTCTCGCCGTCCACCGAGGTCGGCACACTGTCCGCCGCCAACAAGCAGATCGTGAGCATGGCACGAGCCCTGTCACGGGACGCGAAGATGATCATCATGGATGAACCGAGCGCCATCCTCGACTCCGGTGAGGTCGCCAACCTGTTCCGCGTAGTGCGGGAACTCACCGCCCAGGGGGTCGCCGTCGTCTACATATCCCACCGCCTCGAGGAGATCCGCCAGATCGGGGACCGCATCTCGGTCATCAAGGACGGCCGCAGCACGGCCAACGGCCTCAGTGTCGCGGACACCCCGAAGACGGAGATCATCCGCCTGATGACCGGCAGGGAGGTCGAGAACATCTTCCCGGCAAGGCAGCCCATCGCGGCCGACGCCCCGGTGGTGCTCGAGGTGGACGATGTCGAACTTCTCGGACATTTCGACAAGATCAGCTTCACGGTGCGGGCCGGTGAGATTCTCGGGTTCGCCGGACTGGTGGGATCAAAGCGATCCGAGATCCTCGAAACCATCTACGGTGCGCGCAAGGCCTCGTCCGGCAGGGTCTCCGTCAAGGGCAAACCCCTCCGGCCGGGATCGGTCGCATCGGCCGTCGAAGCCGGCATGGGGCTCTCGCCCGAGGAACGCAAGAGCCAGGGACTCATCCTGGACGAGCCGTTGTTCAAGAACGTCACACTCTCGACCTTCGAGCGTTTCGCCCGTGCCGGGTACCTGGACGAACGGGCCGAGCGGAACGCCGCCCGCGAGCAGATCACCGCGCTCGAGCTCCGTCCGGCCGATCCGGACCGACCCGCCCGGACGCTGTCCGGCGGCAATCAGCAGAAGATCCTCCTCGCCCGCTGGCTGGTCCACGGAACACCGGTGCTGCTGCTCGATGAACCCACCCGCGGCGTCGACGTGGGCGCGCGCTCCGAGATCTACGGGCTCATCCGCAGGCTCGCAGCGGCCGGGACGGCCATCATCGTCGTCTCGAGCGAGATCGAGGAGGTCCTGGGCCTCGCCGACAATGTGCTCGTCATCGATGACGGCAAGGTCCTCGCTCAGACCACGGCAAGCGAAATAGACGAGCACGGTGTGCTCGACCTCGTCATGAAGGGAAGTGCCGCGTGA
- a CDS encoding substrate-binding domain-containing protein yields the protein MLAVRTSRKMLITTGAFLAVGALVTGCTPAAEDTDTQPTNASVEGNQAKGDTVVIGFSGPAADHGWLGAINSAATAAAKEYEDIDLRVAEGTNDANLQISQVEQFINDRVDAIVLLPTDGAALTPVATQAMEAGIPVINVDREFSSSFAARATVLGDNYGMGVSAGTYICEQLDGNDDAVVAEIAGIDSLPLTQDRSRGFKDALDSCGLDVDNRVAADFTVQGGEAAASQLLSAAPKIDAIWNHDDDQGVGVLAAIDNAGRDEFFMVGGAGSANAMREIQSGESVLKATVIYPSTQAADGIRMARLIAQGKAMSDLVEVEVPKRLVLNAPVVTSDNVEQYLPTAFES from the coding sequence ATGCTTGCAGTTCGTACCAGCCGGAAAATGCTGATCACCACCGGTGCCTTCCTTGCTGTCGGCGCCCTTGTCACCGGGTGCACCCCCGCAGCGGAGGACACCGACACGCAGCCCACGAATGCATCGGTCGAGGGCAACCAGGCCAAGGGGGACACGGTGGTCATCGGGTTCTCCGGACCCGCCGCGGACCACGGGTGGCTGGGTGCCATCAACTCCGCCGCTACTGCCGCGGCGAAGGAGTACGAGGACATCGACCTGCGCGTAGCTGAAGGAACGAACGACGCGAATCTGCAGATCAGCCAGGTGGAGCAGTTCATCAACGACCGCGTCGATGCCATCGTGCTGCTGCCGACCGATGGCGCCGCCCTGACCCCGGTCGCCACCCAGGCCATGGAAGCCGGCATCCCCGTGATCAACGTCGACCGGGAATTCTCGAGCTCCTTCGCGGCACGCGCGACGGTCCTGGGCGACAACTACGGAATGGGCGTCAGCGCGGGCACCTACATCTGTGAGCAGCTCGACGGCAACGACGACGCGGTGGTCGCCGAGATCGCAGGCATCGACTCCTTGCCCCTGACGCAGGACCGCAGCCGGGGCTTCAAGGACGCCCTGGATTCCTGCGGTCTCGACGTGGACAACCGCGTCGCCGCCGACTTCACGGTCCAGGGCGGCGAAGCTGCGGCATCGCAGCTCCTGTCGGCAGCTCCGAAGATCGACGCCATCTGGAACCACGACGACGATCAGGGTGTCGGCGTCCTGGCTGCGATCGACAACGCAGGCCGCGACGAGTTCTTCATGGTCGGCGGCGCCGGCTCGGCCAACGCCATGCGCGAGATCCAGTCCGGTGAGAGCGTCCTCAAAGCCACCGTCATCTATCCCTCCACCCAGGCAGCGGACGGCATCCGCATGGCTCGCCTGATCGCCCAGGGCAAGGCCATGAGCGATCTCGTGGAAGTGGAAGTCCCGAAGCGTCTGGTCCTGAACGCCCCTGTCGTCACCAGCGACAACGTCGAGCAGTACCTGCCGACGGCCTTCGAATCGTAG